A portion of the Cervus elaphus chromosome X, mCerEla1.1, whole genome shotgun sequence genome contains these proteins:
- the LOC122689818 gene encoding putative MAGE domain-containing protein MAGEA13P, translated as MSHSQKSQSQKLEVGLQAEKEARGLVGSQVPVAEEKKATASLLSSLIQDTPEVVPTAGAQSVPQSSQGACSSSTTIEAIPLSKSNEGSSQEEGLSSFQVPTFLLGDVLNKKVAELVQLMNAKYAKKEPITKAEILENVIKEDEDHFPEIFSKACECMEIVFGLEAKEVDPTSHSYVLQTTLGLTYDGMLNDGQSMPKTGLLIYILGVIFMEGNRATEERIWQVLNMIGVCAGLKDFIYGEPRKLITEDLVKERYLEYQQVPNSDPPCYEFLWGPRAHAETSKMKILKFFSKVNGADPTSFPSWYEEALRDEKEKAQARAAGGDATSAMASI; from the coding sequence ATGTCTCACAGTCAGAAGAGTCAGAGCCAGAAGCTTGAAGTAGGCCTTCAGGCTGAAAAAGAAGCTCGGGGCCTGGTGGGTTCACAGGTTCCTGTAGCTGAGGAGAAGAAGGCCACCGCCTCCTTGCTCTCCTCTTTGATCCAAGACACCCCAGAGGTTGTGCCTACTGCTGGGGCACAGAGTGTTCCCCAGAGTTCTCAGGGGGCCTGCTCCTCCTCCACTACCATTGAAGCCATTCCACTGAGCAAATCAAATGAGGGCAGCAGCCAAGAAGAGGGTCTAAGCAGCTTCCAGGTTCCCACATTCTTGCTTGGTGATGTGCTGAACAAGAAGGTGGCTGAATTGGTACAGTTGATGAATGCCAAATATGCAAAAAAGGAGCCCATCAcaaaggcagaaatactggagaatGTCATCAAAGAGGATGAGGATCACTTCCCTGAGATCTTCAGCAAAGCCTGTGAATGCATGGAGATTGTCTTTGGCCTTGAAGCAAAGGAAGTAGACCCAACCAGCCACTCCTATGTGCTCCAGACGACACTAGGTCTCACCTACGATGGGATGCTGAATGATGGCCAGAGCATGCCCAAGACCGGCCTCCTGATATATATCTTGGGTGTGATCTTCATGGAGGGCAACCGTGCTACTGAGGAGAGAATCTGGCAGGTGCTAAATATGATTGGGGTGTGTGCTGGGCTGAAGGATTTCATCTACGGGGAGCCCAGGAAGCTCATCACCGAAGATTTGGTGAAGGAAAGGTATCTGGAGTACCAGCAGGTGCCCAACAGTGATCCTCCATGCTATGAATTCCTGTGGGGTCCAAGGGCCCATGCTGAAACCAGCAAGATGAAAATCCTGAAGTTTTTTTCCAAGGTCAATGGGGCTGACCCCACTTCCTTCCCATCCTGGTATGAGG